From Bacteroides uniformis:
AAGCGGGGTCTCCATTCCCCACCCCAAGGATGCGTACCGGACCGGAAACGGTTATCGTCAAGTCGTTGCAGGCAGTGGGGACAAAACGTTTCTTTTTGTCCTGCAACTCAATATTACACACTGCCACATCCCGATTGTCTGCCTGAATGACGGGACGGTCTGCCGTCAGGGAGATACGGGCAGGAGCACCGGTAGTCTCCACAGTACGGGCCAATATTTTTTTGCCGTTCTTATAGCCTACAGCCTTCACTGCACCGGGCTGGAAAACGGCTTTCCAGGAAAGATGGCCGTTTCGGGGCATCGGTTTGCGATCCAGTTTCTTGCCGTTCACAGTCAGTTCCACTTCATCGCAGTTGCTGTATACCCAAATATCGATGCTATCACCTTCGTGACCTTGCAGATTCCAGTGAGGAAGGATGTGCAGCACCGGCTCATCCGTCCACCAGGACTTCAGATACCAGGCTTCGTCCTTGGGGAAACCGCAGTAGTCCAGAATGCCGAATTGTGAGCCCGTAGCCGGGAACTTCATGGGGTTGGGCTCGCCGCGGTAGTCGAAACCCGTCCAATAGAAAAGACCCGCCAGATAGGGACGTTCGTCATAGAATTTCCAGCCACGCTCGATGCAGTTCAGCAGGCTGTCAGGTCCGTTCGGCTTGCGGTTGTGCGCCACCATGTGGCCTTTGTCGTGGGCATCGAAGTAGATGCCGCGCGTACCACAGCCCGTAGTCTCTTCCGAACCGAGCGCACGGCGGCCGGGATAATCCTTGCGGTGCTGCTCCACAGGGTTCTGAAGGATGTAGTTATAACCAGCCACGTCTGCGGGAATCAAGATGGCAGGGCCACTGCTCGAAGCAACGGTCATGAGGCGCGTAGGGTCGAAACGGTGGCAATATTCGCGCATCGTGGCAGCAATGCGTGTACCGCTTTCTTTCCACTCGATGCCCCACTCCTCGTTGCCTACACTCCAAAGGATAATGCACGGATGGTTGCGGTCGCGGTCTATCATGCGTTTCAGCAGGCGAGTATGTTCCTCGTTGACACCCGTCAGACGGTTTTCTTCTATCACAAGGATGCCGAGGCTGTCGCAGGCATCGAGCATTTCGGGAGTCATCGGGTTATGGGAAGAACGGTAGGCATTGCAGCCGAACTTCTTCAGTTCCTTCAGTCGGTACACTTGCAAGGCATCGGGAATGCCGGCACCTACTCCGGGGTGGTCTTGGTGCATGTTCACACCTTTCAGTTTCAGAGGCTGTCCGTTCAAGAGGAAGCCCTTGTCGGCATCGAAGCGGATGTCACGAATACCCGTAGTAGTGGT
This genomic window contains:
- the galA gene encoding beta-galactosidase GalA, which encodes MKHLFAFLFLLGITFSLSAQSVRERILLDDGWQFAFGNASSPEKDFGCGTEYFNYLTKAASIHNEGPYSPKFNPEKWGVGWKTVNLPHDWVVDLPYAKEASHSHGYKAVGYKFPENSVGWYRKTITVPQEDLGKHLYLQFDGIFRDARIWINGFYLGHEPSGYATQVYDITEYLNYGEENLICVRADATLEEGWFYEGAGIYRHVWLNKTAPLHVAPFGTFVHSTLAAPFDKAKLTIETTVENSGLQTEDYRLCHILRDADGKEVARCETAGKPVLPKDRQLTVGEIALDKPHLWSVDTPYLYTLLTEVYQHGKLVDAYTTTTGIRDIRFDADKGFLLNGQPLKLKGVNMHQDHPGVGAGIPDALQVYRLKELKKFGCNAYRSSHNPMTPEMLDACDSLGILVIEENRLTGVNEEHTRLLKRMIDRDRNHPCIILWSVGNEEWGIEWKESGTRIAATMREYCHRFDPTRLMTVASSSGPAILIPADVAGYNYILQNPVEQHRKDYPGRRALGSEETTGCGTRGIYFDAHDKGHMVAHNRKPNGPDSLLNCIERGWKFYDERPYLAGLFYWTGFDYRGEPNPMKFPATGSQFGILDYCGFPKDEAWYLKSWWTDEPVLHILPHWNLQGHEGDSIDIWVYSNCDEVELTVNGKKLDRKPMPRNGHLSWKAVFQPGAVKAVGYKNGKKILARTVETTGAPARISLTADRPVIQADNRDVAVCNIELQDKKKRFVPTACNDLTITVSGPVRILGVGNGDPAYQATERPADADARTYQVKAFNGLAQVLLQSTGEAGEATLTVVSENLPETSCVLKLQK